In a genomic window of Zingiber officinale cultivar Zhangliang chromosome 9B, Zo_v1.1, whole genome shotgun sequence:
- the LOC122024337 gene encoding zinc finger SWIM domain-containing protein 7-like, translating to MASSGTSIAVAEAVWEQIKSSRSASDDHLSILHFLFGKNLERATRIVDQGGVRKLSATPSRRSLFLVVGESRKKEEYICFPEHHCTCYSFFYDVVNRGEQLCCKHQIAARLAEAVGQLEEMEVSDEQLAVMLSKL from the exons ATGGCATCTTCCGGCACCAGCATCGCCGTCGCAGAGGCTGTCTGGGAGCAGATCAAATCCTCCCGCTCAG CGTCCGACGATCACCTTTCCAT attgcacttcctcttcgGCAAGAACTTGGAGCGCGCCACTAGGATCGTCGACCAGGGAGGCGTCCGGAAGTTGTCAGCCACGCCCAGCCGCCGGTCCCTCTTCTTG GTAGTCGGGGAGTCAAGGAAGAAAGAGGAGTACATCTGCTTCCCGGAGCACCACTGCACTTGCTATTCCTTCTTCTACGACGTTGTCAATCGGGGGGAGCAGCTCTGC TGTAAGCATCAGATAGCTGCTCGGTTAGCGGAAGCTGTTGGCCAGCTCGAGGAGATGGAGGTGTCTGATGAGCAGTTGGCGGTGATGCTATCAAAGCTCTGA